The genomic region TCCGCCGCGCGGATACCAATAGCCGCCGACCCTCAGCCATTGCGGCTGCAGCACCTCCACCAGTCGCTTGCCGATGGTAACCGTGCAATCCTCGTGAAAGGCACCGTGATTGCGGAACGACCCAAGGAAAAGTTTCAGCGATTTGCTTTCGACCAGCCAGTCACCAGGCACGTAATCCAGCACGATATGCGCAAAATCCGGTTGCCCGGTCATTGGGCACAGCGACGTGAACTCGGGGGCGGTAAAGCGGACCGCATAGTTAGTGCCAGCCTGAGGGTTCGGCACCCGTTCCAGCACCGCCTCTTCGGGCGAGTTCGGCAGCTTGGTCGCGCCGCCAAGTTGGGTCAGGTTTGCATAGATGTCTTCGTTTGCCATTTGTCATATCCTTTGGTCACGGCGCGCCCTATTCCCGGTCAGTCATCCCTACCAGGCGGCCCGCCTTTTTGTCACACGCCGCGTTTGTTGCCCCAAACAAGCACATGCAGCTGCGGCAGAATGGTGGGGTCGTACCAGCGATCGCCCAGGGCTTTGTCGATCAGCCATTGATAACGGCTCATGATGCCGTCCAGGTCGATCTCGGCGTCGTCGGCGTCTGGCGGTGGTGGGGTATGATTGCCCGGTTGCAGATAGAGCGGCAGATCCGGGTAGCGCCGCGCGACCGCTCGCGCCCAGGCATAATCCACATCGTCAAAGACCACGATTTTCATCACCGTCTGCACCTGCCCGGCCCGCGCCAGACAATCCTCAAACCTGGCCCAGTCCACCGTTTCCCCCGAGGATGGCGGCTTGGGGCTGAGGATCAGCATCGACAGCGCGCTGAACCAGTCCTGCGCAACCGAGCCCTGGGTCTCCATGGCAAAACCATATCCCCGCGCCTTGCCCAGGGAGATCAGCGGCGCAAAGTTCTGGATCGCCGGGTTGCCGCCGGACAGCGACACCGTCAACGGTACCCCGCCTGAGAGCTCCTCGACCCGCGTCAGGATGGCCGCCGCAGTCATCCGTGACCAGTCATGACGATAGGCACTGTCCACCGCATGCAGGCTGTCACACCAGCTGCACCGGTAGTCACAGCCCCCGGCCCGCACAAAGACGGTCGGAACCCCGATCACCGCGCCCTCGCCCTGAATGGTTGGGCCAAATATTTCCGCGATACGCAGCGCACTCATGGTCTGTACTCGGCCCAGGTCTTGGGGGTCTCGCTGATTCGCACGGCGCTGGTCTGTGGCCAGTGTTTCTTGCAGAAATCAAAGATTTCCCTGGCCAGGAATTCCGAGGTGATCCCGTCATGGCCAAACACAACATTGAGATGGCGATGGTCCAATCCGTCGTCGATCCAGGTCTTTAGCGGCTTTAACTCGCGGTAATCCAACACAAAACCGTTGCGGTCCAATGTCGCAGCACTCAGCTCGACCTCGACGATATAATTATGCCCATGCAGCCGCGCGCAGGGGTGGTCATCCGGCAAGTTGCACAGCTGGTGACTGGCGGAAAAATGGAACTCTTTGGTGATGCGGAACATCAGGACGCCTCCACTACAGATTTCCAATAGTCGCGATCGGCATAATCAGTTGGATCGCTGATCCCCGCCAGATCAAAGGCCTCGCGGCGTTCCACACAGGTGCCACAGCGGCCACAAT from Parasedimentitalea psychrophila harbors:
- the queF gene encoding preQ(1) synthase — protein: MANEDIYANLTQLGGATKLPNSPEEAVLERVPNPQAGTNYAVRFTAPEFTSLCPMTGQPDFAHIVLDYVPGDWLVESKSLKLFLGSFRNHGAFHEDCTVTIGKRLVEVLQPQWLRVGGYWYPRGGIPIDIFYQTGEQPVGVWIPDQGVPTYRGRG
- the queE gene encoding 7-carboxy-7-deazaguanine synthase QueE, with the translated sequence MSALRIAEIFGPTIQGEGAVIGVPTVFVRAGGCDYRCSWCDSLHAVDSAYRHDWSRMTAAAILTRVEELSGGVPLTVSLSGGNPAIQNFAPLISLGKARGYGFAMETQGSVAQDWFSALSMLILSPKPPSSGETVDWARFEDCLARAGQVQTVMKIVVFDDVDYAWARAVARRYPDLPLYLQPGNHTPPPPDADDAEIDLDGIMSRYQWLIDKALGDRWYDPTILPQLHVLVWGNKRGV
- a CDS encoding 6-pyruvoyl trahydropterin synthase family protein, with the translated sequence MFRITKEFHFSASHQLCNLPDDHPCARLHGHNYIVEVELSAATLDRNGFVLDYRELKPLKTWIDDGLDHRHLNVVFGHDGITSEFLAREIFDFCKKHWPQTSAVRISETPKTWAEYRP